In one window of Microplitis demolitor isolate Queensland-Clemson2020A chromosome 4, iyMicDemo2.1a, whole genome shotgun sequence DNA:
- the LOC128667586 gene encoding ataxin-8-like isoform X2, with amino-acid sequence MDDSNEAVARNENNVEMISEGEDSDLSENIYNNELKLTPEISKSSNTNAVKKQLMKARQRNMKVRLFEPKQQQQEQELQRQQQQQELGQQQLELQGLQQQELGQQQLELQGLQQPELQGLQQLELQGLQQQQRQRLQAHNAGCY; translated from the exons ATGGATGATAGTAATGAGGCCGTAGCAAGGAACGAAAATAATGTAGAAATGATATCAGAGGGTGAAGATTCGGATCTGTCagagaatatttataataatgaattgaaattgacACCTGAAATTAGTAAG agTTCAAATACAAACGCAGTAAAAAAGCAGTTGATGAAAGCAAGACAACGAAATATGAAAGTTCGATTATTTGAACCGAAGCAGCAACAACAAGAACAAGAATTACaacgacaacaacaacaacaagaaTTAGGACAACAACAACTAGAATTACAAGGATTACAACAACAAGAATTAGGACAACAACAACTAGAATTACAAGGATTACAACAACCAGAATTACAAGGACTACAACAACTAGAATTACAAGGactacaacaacaacaacgtcAACGATTGCAAGCACACAACGCCGGCTGTTACTAG